In uncultured Desulfobacter sp., one DNA window encodes the following:
- a CDS encoding DUF2846 domain-containing protein, whose product MQCTHLRDGNESFKDLVHESADDIIPFSQTERIAYAVLDRQKEEKVLRGIVLIALVSTVLFAGCASVPMEDVKLTNEAHKFNPPSDGNAGLYIYRSGGIGTALKKDIWVDGNCIGQTAPYMFFYEEVEGDKEHKISTESEFSPNDLIIKVKSGMLYFIRQYIKLGVFVGGAGLELVDEEEGKKAVSELEMATKGDCSK is encoded by the coding sequence ATGCAATGCACGCATTTACGAGATGGGAACGAATCATTCAAAGATTTGGTACATGAATCTGCCGATGACATTATACCGTTCTCACAAACCGAAAGAATCGCTTATGCCGTTTTAGATCGGCAAAAGGAGGAGAAAGTGCTTAGAGGAATTGTATTGATCGCTTTGGTGTCTACTGTTTTATTTGCTGGATGCGCCTCTGTTCCGATGGAAGATGTTAAATTAACGAATGAAGCTCATAAATTTAATCCACCATCAGATGGAAATGCGGGATTGTACATATATCGCTCCGGTGGAATTGGCACTGCTTTAAAGAAAGATATATGGGTTGATGGGAACTGTATTGGCCAAACTGCACCGTATATGTTTTTCTATGAAGAAGTCGAAGGTGATAAAGAGCATAAGATTTCTACAGAATCTGAATTTTCCCCGAACGACCTTATAATAAAAGTCAAAAGTGGTATGCTTTATTTTATTCGTCAATATATTAAGCTGGGCGTATTCGTTGGGGGGGCTGGATTAGAGCTTGTTGATGAAGAAGAAGGCAAAAAAGCTGTAAGTGAACTGGAAATGGCAACGAAAGGCGATTGCAGCAAATAG
- a CDS encoding sigma-54 dependent transcriptional regulator yields MLIRLACAIKETKIRTELANRLAEQDVQVQFFKPSTLSWQALARSCADVFIVSSPAIPKPVESSISLLNDLPEAPMTIVLHNRESSEEHANLLASGVDVVLYSGIPMDSLLEALETTLESRRQFYYAERFDRRGRFLPRLNDFTSNSRDMQVFLDETRQVVSSDATILLLGETGVGKEHLSKAIHADSHRSTGPFIAINMAAIPEQLMESELFGHEQGAFTGAVRSRRGAFELAHGGTIFLDEIGEMPLQMQTKLLRVLQELEFTPVGGEKPVWVDVRVIAATNKDLEEEVEKGTFRKDLYYRLGVISLTLPPLRKRKEDIPSLTNHFLTMNQQKFGRNLKRFSQPAMEALCNYHWPGNIRELMNVIERAVLLCKSDMITLEELPSVFHDAKPTQTGDGESALCLPREWATMTLPQVREAVCDQVEALYLAMVLKKTHGKIGETAEIAGIHPRGLYAKMKKLGLDKAEFKIKG; encoded by the coding sequence ATGTTGATTCGACTGGCGTGCGCCATTAAAGAGACAAAAATACGTACCGAGCTTGCCAACAGGCTGGCGGAGCAGGATGTTCAGGTTCAGTTTTTTAAACCCAGTACCCTCTCCTGGCAGGCACTTGCCAGAAGCTGCGCAGACGTGTTCATTGTCAGCAGTCCTGCAATACCCAAACCTGTTGAATCAAGTATTTCCCTGCTCAATGATCTTCCTGAAGCACCCATGACCATTGTGCTGCACAATCGGGAGTCATCGGAAGAGCATGCCAATCTTCTGGCCTCGGGCGTTGATGTGGTGCTTTATTCGGGTATTCCAATGGACAGCCTTTTAGAAGCCCTTGAAACAACGCTGGAATCCCGCCGTCAGTTTTATTATGCGGAGCGGTTTGACCGCCGGGGGCGTTTTCTGCCCCGGCTTAACGATTTTACCTCCAACAGCCGGGACATGCAGGTGTTTTTGGATGAAACACGCCAGGTGGTGTCCAGTGATGCCACCATACTGCTCCTGGGTGAAACAGGTGTGGGCAAAGAACATCTGTCCAAGGCCATCCATGCGGACAGCCACAGATCCACAGGGCCTTTCATCGCCATCAATATGGCCGCCATTCCCGAACAGTTGATGGAAAGTGAGCTGTTCGGGCATGAGCAGGGGGCGTTTACCGGCGCCGTTCGCTCCCGGCGGGGCGCATTTGAGCTTGCCCATGGCGGCACGATTTTTTTGGATGAAATCGGTGAGATGCCACTGCAGATGCAGACCAAGCTGCTACGGGTACTGCAGGAGCTCGAATTTACGCCGGTGGGTGGTGAAAAACCGGTTTGGGTTGATGTCCGGGTGATTGCGGCCACCAACAAAGATCTTGAAGAGGAGGTTGAAAAAGGAACCTTCCGGAAAGATCTTTATTACCGGCTTGGGGTGATTTCATTGACGCTGCCTCCTTTGAGAAAGCGTAAAGAGGATATCCCTTCACTGACCAATCATTTTTTGACCATGAACCAGCAGAAATTCGGCAGGAATCTTAAACGATTTTCCCAACCGGCCATGGAGGCTTTGTGCAATTACCACTGGCCGGGCAATATCCGGGAGTTGATGAATGTTATTGAGCGGGCGGTCCTGCTGTGCAAGTCGGATATGATTACTTTGGAAGAGCTGCCGTCGGTTTTCCATGATGCTAAACCCACCCAGACCGGCGATGGCGAGTCAGCACTTTGTCTGCCCAGGGAATGGGCAACCATGACCCTGCCCCAGGTCCGAGAAGCTGTATGTGATCAGGTGGAGGCGCTGTATCTGGCCATGGTGCTGAAGAAAACCCATGGAAAAATCGGAGAAACCGCTGAAATTGCAGGCATTCATCCCAGGGGGCTGTATGCCAAAATGAAAAAACTGGGACTGGATAAAGCAGAGTTTAAAATTAAAGGATAA
- a CDS encoding GNAT family N-acetyltransferase: MKSIIITDPEHCRQAWEKYWPVQDIFDLWAVRQCFNASFKRPLSFHLIEDKGQIVGFLPLSLVEETGEYVFFPGETWKGKTWLEQNRILAQSPEVFQALCESVPGPLNLRYMRFNPLFDKIEQAGPDETGYLFYPRMHDFSMDNFWLAFPGKTRKKLKADVKKIEERQLTWRYNHQPDVTELFRLNMAAFTSDSYFSDARFYRSFEQFAAYLRDMGMLRITTAIVEGKIAAVDMGAVFNNTYTVVAGGTHPDFIGIAKVINLHHLEWACHNRLEAVDFLCGSFNWKERFRLSPRPSYEIHTQPNAAVHHGSHYGRKAV; encoded by the coding sequence ATGAAATCCATTATTATTACAGATCCGGAACACTGCCGGCAGGCCTGGGAAAAATACTGGCCGGTCCAGGATATATTTGATCTTTGGGCTGTCAGACAATGTTTTAACGCTTCATTCAAAAGACCTTTAAGTTTTCATCTTATCGAAGATAAAGGACAGATTGTAGGATTTCTGCCGCTAAGCCTGGTTGAAGAGACCGGTGAATACGTTTTCTTTCCCGGCGAAACCTGGAAAGGCAAAACCTGGCTGGAACAAAACCGGATTCTTGCACAGTCTCCGGAAGTATTCCAGGCATTGTGCGAATCAGTTCCCGGGCCATTAAATTTGAGGTATATGCGTTTCAATCCGCTGTTCGATAAAATAGAGCAAGCCGGCCCCGATGAGACAGGATATCTTTTCTACCCCCGGATGCACGATTTTTCCATGGACAATTTCTGGCTGGCATTCCCTGGAAAAACCAGAAAAAAACTCAAGGCGGATGTAAAAAAAATTGAAGAGCGGCAACTCACCTGGCGCTACAACCATCAACCGGACGTGACCGAACTGTTCCGCTTAAACATGGCGGCATTCACATCTGATTCTTACTTCAGCGATGCGCGGTTTTACCGCTCTTTTGAACAATTTGCAGCATATCTGCGGGACATGGGCATGCTCAGAATCACCACGGCTATTGTGGAAGGAAAAATTGCAGCCGTGGATATGGGTGCTGTTTTCAACAACACTTACACGGTTGTGGCCGGGGGTACCCATCCGGATTTTATCGGTATTGCCAAGGTGATCAACCTGCACCACCTGGAATGGGCCTGCCACAACCGATTGGAAGCCGTAGATTTTCTATGCGGCAGTTTTAATTGGAAAGAACGGTTTCGTTTAAGCCCCAGACCATCATACGAAATTCACACCCAGCCAAACGCAGCTGTACATCATGGGAGCCATTATGGGCGCAAAGCAGTCTAA
- a CDS encoding ATP-grasp domain-containing protein: MGAKQSKPENNRVLVVGTTSDYIEWIRTVRPGQVLFLTAPKVRENATEPRPENGEEILCPINEIDAAMQALDRHKKTFGTVLSGIACFDCESMEAASILAKKINLPYPDIEAIKNSRDKFISKQLWEKNQIPCPRTFPVNTETEILNFLNQVPAGIVLKPFCGSGSELVFKCTTRKECNTAFKAASEGLAERSGNPLFKPTDIGSFQMLAEEWVAGPEFSCDFLMEKDRAVILRKTRKIKVDSRPFGTISGYAICPENNDNGKMPDNDILATLFYRAARALGIKTGVCMVDFILRNREAVLIEMTPRPGGDCLPFLLKEAGNIDILGLTLDAAQGFAWKNEKKGPYRSLVAFRIHARKNGVLKRIKTDAVENDSRVKKIHLIHPPGHKITMPPQDYDSWLLGHMIIEPHRHKFFETECLLLAKRIDIEMD; the protein is encoded by the coding sequence ATGGGCGCAAAGCAGTCTAAACCTGAAAATAATCGAGTGCTGGTGGTGGGCACCACATCCGACTACATTGAATGGATCAGAACGGTCCGCCCCGGACAGGTCCTTTTTTTGACAGCGCCCAAGGTTCGTGAAAATGCCACAGAGCCTCGTCCGGAAAACGGAGAGGAAATTTTATGCCCTATCAACGAGATTGATGCTGCAATGCAGGCATTAGACCGCCACAAAAAAACCTTCGGGACAGTCCTTTCCGGCATTGCCTGCTTTGACTGCGAATCCATGGAGGCCGCATCCATTCTGGCAAAAAAAATAAACCTGCCCTACCCCGATATTGAGGCGATCAAAAACAGCAGAGATAAATTCATCTCAAAACAGTTGTGGGAAAAAAATCAGATTCCTTGCCCTCGTACCTTCCCGGTCAACACTGAAACTGAGATATTAAATTTTCTGAACCAGGTACCGGCAGGCATTGTGCTAAAACCTTTTTGCGGTTCAGGCAGTGAACTTGTATTCAAATGCACAACACGAAAAGAGTGCAACACCGCGTTCAAGGCGGCGTCAGAGGGACTTGCTGAACGATCCGGCAATCCGTTATTTAAGCCTACGGATATTGGTTCCTTCCAGATGCTGGCCGAGGAATGGGTGGCCGGCCCTGAATTTTCCTGTGATTTTCTCATGGAAAAAGACCGGGCCGTTATCCTGCGCAAAACCCGCAAAATAAAAGTGGACAGCCGACCCTTCGGCACCATTTCCGGATATGCAATCTGCCCGGAAAATAATGATAATGGGAAAATGCCAGACAATGACATTCTGGCAACTCTGTTTTACAGAGCCGCCAGGGCACTGGGAATTAAAACCGGCGTATGCATGGTGGACTTTATCCTGCGAAATAGGGAAGCTGTACTCATAGAAATGACGCCGAGGCCCGGTGGAGACTGTCTCCCCTTCCTGCTCAAGGAAGCAGGCAACATCGACATTCTCGGCTTAACTTTGGATGCCGCCCAGGGTTTTGCCTGGAAAAATGAGAAAAAAGGGCCATACCGCTCCCTGGTGGCGTTCCGCATCCATGCCCGGAAAAACGGCGTGTTAAAACGCATTAAAACGGATGCCGTGGAAAACGACAGCCGGGTAAAAAAAATACACCTGATTCACCCGCCGGGACACAAGATAACCATGCCGCCCCAAGACTACGATTCTTGGCTTTTAGGGCACATGATCATAGAACCGCACCGGCACAAATTTTTTGAAACCGAGTGTCTATTACTTGCCAAACGTATCGACATT